DNA sequence from the Siniperca chuatsi isolate FFG_IHB_CAS linkage group LG3, ASM2008510v1, whole genome shotgun sequence genome:
AGTGAACAAATCCATTAATAAATCCGTGTTGAGCAAATCACGGTGGAAACTGACAGCATctgattatttttaaatagtttccTGATCCCAGGTAGAAGAATTAATCCAACAGTAGAGAAGCATATAACCCCTCAGCTGAACAGCAAACCTGAAAGTCAGCTAAACTGATTTCAGAAGGTTTCCAGCAGCGATGATGCGACGTCTGGTCCCAAACTGGAAACACAGCTCAGTGAGAGTGGTTGATGTGATTTACTGGTGAAAAGATGCGTAGGTGTCAAGTTGAACTAAACTTGGTTGAAAAGTGACACTTTGCCACTTCAAGGCTAcataaaactgtttcaacagcatttcgGTTCAGTCAGGTCTTTCAGTAAACCTGCTACACGCTGATATGAAGTATTTGAAATGCTCCGAGACAAAAGTAACACAATGTCTACACGTCTAAACGTTTCCTGTGCAGAAACGTTCACATCTAAAAATACTTTTCAACCAAACAAAGCACAGTTTTCATCTTAAGGCCTTGACGACTTTtcacctgcaaatcaccaaaccAACACTCGCTGAGCGATGTCCAGAAGGTGACATGGCAGAAAAGAAAACGTAGAACCAAGTCAGGAGAGACCTGATGAAATCCAGCCTTGATACTGTCCTCCACCTCCTGTCCAGTCCTCAGAGGAGTTTGGGCCTGGATGGGTTGGCCCTGACGGAGGAATAGGCCCCGATGTGGGTGATGAGGTTGGGTTCCACGCTGTGAGACCTTTCCCCGGGGATCGTCTTCGCCATCTGATACAGAACCATGTCTTTGGCGTTCCCCTTGACGCAGAACGAGCCGTCCAGATACTCAGCCACCCTGAGTGAGGCGTTGCCGGGGAAGAGCATGGCTGGGGTGCAGCACTCTGTGGCCGGGGAGACGGCGTAGAGCTGCGGGGAAAGCCTCCGCACCTCCAGGAGGTAGTGCCGCCCCAGCAGCTCCGCGGCAGCCATGAAGTAGAGCGTGAAGAAGAGAAGGTGACTGGGCGACAGCGTGAAGGAGAAAGCGCAGGGGTTCCAGTAAGGAAAGGTGAGGAGCAGGGCCGTCGCTGCGACCAGCCCGAGTCCCACCCACTCCAGGATGCGGTAAGGCTCTGGGTTCCAGTAGCGCTGCAGCCTTTCAGGGTGATACAGCTTTATGTAAAGAGTCTGGAGGGCAAACCGCCGTGACAGCAGGTCCTTTACGACTGTGAAAAAGTCCTGCGCCGGCAAAGCATCGTCCTCCAGGACAACCATGTTTTTGGGCTTCACCAGCTCCCATCCCTTGCGGAGACAAAAGACGTAatccctcttctccttctcgAAGGTGTTGATTCGTTCCCtgttcctctgctgctcctgagGGGAACGCCGGATCACCTTGAAGTGAGCCTCCAGCAGCTTGGCGTCCTGGTTTTCCTGGGGACCGCTTTCCACGTCGCAGACCAACACCTCTGCACACCGCCGCTCCCCACAGCCTCCCAGAATGCCGCTCAGCTGCCGCATCACCTGAAGCAGGTAGTGGAAGTCCCGCCCCTCGTTCCGCCTGGCTGTCACCACGGTAACCAGCAGCTCAGGATGCTGGGCGATGTCACTGAATCTGGAAGACAGCGCCGCTGCCGTGGACGTGCTCTGCCAGAAGTGCAGAGCGTCCTGGCCTCGGTCGAGGCTTTCACGCAGGACCTCCTCACTCATGGAGTCCAGGTACATGGACCTGATGAAGAAGTAAGAGTAAAGCAGCCGATGGCAGCACAGAGGGAGAATGACGCAAAATGTGATGACGGCCAGGACGAGGGCTTGGGTGACGGTGCTGGACCATCGCAAGCGCTGACTGAAGAACGCTTTCCATCGAGGCATTGGTGAAACAGCCGGCTGGATCCCCACAGCGACgcaatgaatcaaatgaacTCTGCTCAGGAGGGTTCAGGTCAACATTTACAGCGTGCAGCTCGCTTTAGAAAACCCACAGCAGTGAAACCTGGTGAATCCGCGGTGAACTGACAGCTCCGTGGAAAATGAGTCAGCTGTTGGCAAACTGAGAGCTGAGAGTTTCAGCTCAGTCCTGGTCGTCTGTAGGAAGAGACGAGAGGAGGTTTtagttattatatattattagtattattcaATCAGACTCAATCAAAAGGAAATATTCCAGATGTCTGCTgcatcattttacacacatttccccccaaattcagcctgacagGTTTGGGATCTCCACCAGAATTTAAAGTAAAGTTTTGTGAATTGAACAACGATCGTACAAAACAACACGAGTGTGTAAAGATGGAGCCACGGCAACAACTTTAAAGgatatgttcacatttttccacgtgtgtcttaaaacaacagCGATGAGCTCGTATGTAGATTGAAAGAGTTACTGGTCGCTGCGAAGAGAGGCTGAACAGTCTGAGCGACACACACCAAGTGAGGTTCTTCctggtgaaatgttttgtgtttccttgCCGAGCTGAGGGGAAGCAAACAGTTAATGTCCTTCTCACAGGACTGTAACATGAGCTCCACATGATGTGTTTTACTGCTGAAGTCCACAAGAGTACACAGAGTCTCCTCCACTGGAGCCACTGCAGGAAATGACTTCACACATGACGCAGTCcagtgtggacaggaggagggaccGCCCTTATGGGCATCCGGGTGTTGTTTTAAGGCATACTTTAAGATGATACAGTTACATTTGATCATTTCACATGTGGTTTTGCATTAATAAACTATGTTTTTGTACGTTTAATCTGTGGAAAACCTTTGCCAGCCTTCTGATCTGGGCCATGTGGCCGTTTGCACAGAGATCAAACACTAAACCCGGTGAAGCGGAAACAGTGCAAAGCGCTGACCCCCGTCGCTCGGCCGAGCCTGGCCGCCCACAGTGCGCAGACAGCGGCGGCGGCGGGACGTGTGCCCCGCTGCCTCCCACTCAGCACCGCAGACACTCCCGCAGGCGGCCGACTGTTTCCGTGATGCCGCTGGCCGAACAGCGACGCGTCTGACCGGATTCAAAGATCAGCGGTCCGCGGACCTGACGGACGGTGGTTAGCAGCAGGCTAACTGGGGGGCTGGTGGATTATTCAGG
Encoded proteins:
- the pgap4 gene encoding transmembrane protein 246, translated to MPRWKAFFSQRLRWSSTVTQALVLAVITFCVILPLCCHRLLYSYFFIRSMYLDSMSEEVLRESLDRGQDALHFWQSTSTAAALSSRFSDIAQHPELLVTVVTARRNEGRDFHYLLQVMRQLSGILGGCGERRCAEVLVCDVESGPQENQDAKLLEAHFKVIRRSPQEQQRNRERINTFEKEKRDYVFCLRKGWELVKPKNMVVLEDDALPAQDFFTVVKDLLSRRFALQTLYIKLYHPERLQRYWNPEPYRILEWVGLGLVAATALLLTFPYWNPCAFSFTLSPSHLLFFTLYFMAAAELLGRHYLLEVRRLSPQLYAVSPATECCTPAMLFPGNASLRVAEYLDGSFCVKGNAKDMVLYQMAKTIPGERSHSVEPNLITHIGAYSSVRANPSRPKLL